GTTCGATCAAAGCCACGAGGAACAGAACTGGAAAGAGATTGATTTCAGCGACGACCACTGGCCTGAAGCAGTGGAATTAGCAAAACAGGAGACTTGGGGAACTCTGGCACCAAGGTCTATTCCGTATATGTCCGGGAAAATTATTTCTATTCCTGCGATCGCCTTGACATTACCTTTGGAAAAACATGAAGATTGGTATTCCTTTTCCGTACCAATATCTCACTATTTTGAAGAATATCAAGCAGAATTTAGCAATTTTATTGCCTATACTACCTGGATTTACTCGCCCGTGGAGCAGGTCATAACTGCTGGTGTTTTTTGGGGCGAAAACTGGCTCAACGGTAAGGAAATTCCACGCGGAATTGAGTCTGTCGATAAGAGCCTACGTATTAATCAGCGTTGGGAATTAAAGGCAGGATGGAATCATTTATTTGGCAAGGTTGGTGCCTATTATGATATCCTGCACCAATATTTCGCCTTGCCCCAAGGGAAGGGTCTGATTCTTTGTGCCGACAAAAACCCCAATTCACTCTATACGTTTAAACATTCCCCTGTTCTGAGGGCTGCGGAATTTGAAAAACATCTCAAAGACAAGCCTCTGCCCTACTCCTCAGAGGAAACACTCGCTAAAATCGGCGGATGGGTTTTGGTAACAAAGGATGAGAACGCTCACAGTCCCTGTCGCGAAACCAGCTGGGATGATTATGGTGAGCCGCTTGAAACCCTTACACCGAAGACATTGCAGGGTCATGTTTTTCGGTTACGGGATTATCCATACGGCTTTTCCATTTTGATGGATATGGGTCACATGCATCTGGGTTTTCCTCGCCTCCAACTCGAAGGTGTGCGGGGCGCGATTATTGACCTAACGTACAGTGAACATCTCAATCCAAACAAGGCATATCTGGGTCACACTCATTTTTATTCCAGTGGCGATCGCATATTGTGCAGCCGAGAGTTTGTGGATTGGTTCCCCAGTCATCCACGCGGCATACGATACTTCAAAGTTACAGTCCGCAATATAACAGCAGATGTGACCCTCAAGTCCATCTCCCTGCGATTAGCGAACTATCCGGTGAAATCAAAGGGTTGGTTCCGCTGTTCTGATCCAGTTCTCAATGAAGTCTGGCTGATGGGACAGCGCACACAAGCCGCCAACATGGAGGATGCATATATTGACACTCCAGGAAGGGAACGCGGCATGTATGGGTGGGATACTATCATCCAGTACCATGTCAACCTGGCTACGTTCGGCGACCAAGCCCTAATGCAGCGCTGCCTGGAACTGTACGGTCAATCGCCCGATGCGACAGGTAAATTTCGTGCTGTGTACCCGAACACGGGAGACTATACCATTGCCGATTTTGCTTTAAACATGGTGGAAGGTTACCGGGCTTATTACGAACAAACCAGTGATACCCACCGCATCCAGATAGACTGGGAAGCAATCATGAAAAACCTACAATGGTTTCACGAGCTCGCTGATGAACACAACCATCTGCTGCTGGATGCCGAATGGCATACCCGTCAGAATGTTCCGGCTGAGTATAGCTTCGTCGGAGATCCGGGTACTGTAAAAAATTATATGGACAAGACGGGTATTCACTGCGTGTTCAGCTGCAACTACCTCATT
The Microcoleus sp. AS-A8 genome window above contains:
- a CDS encoding family 78 glycoside hydrolase catalytic domain, with the translated sequence MNRREFLQLTAGSFMGNIALSNQISHTLASINQKTHLTRPVEAKFIWYDAIGSGRNLYGLFRKSLQIQGKVKAAVFSVFADTAYQLFVNGEFVEFGPVRFDPRFPLYDTHDLSKYLQSGKNVIAVRVNYFGLKTYKSIPARAGWIGWGTVESDASKPISLHTKEGLWRSKPDKARWRYASKTSFALNAADLFDQSHEEQNWKEIDFSDDHWPEAVELAKQETWGTLAPRSIPYMSGKIISIPAIALTLPLEKHEDWYSFSVPISHYFEEYQAEFSNFIAYTTWIYSPVEQVITAGVFWGENWLNGKEIPRGIESVDKSLRINQRWELKAGWNHLFGKVGAYYDILHQYFALPQGKGLILCADKNPNSLYTFKHSPVLRAAEFEKHLKDKPLPYSSEETLAKIGGWVLVTKDENAHSPCRETSWDDYGEPLETLTPKTLQGHVFRLRDYPYGFSILMDMGHMHLGFPRLQLEGVRGAIIDLTYSEHLNPNKAYLGHTHFYSSGDRILCSREFVDWFPSHPRGIRYFKVTVRNITADVTLKSISLRLANYPVKSKGWFRCSDPVLNEVWLMGQRTQAANMEDAYIDTPGRERGMYGWDTIIQYHVNLATFGDQALMQRCLELYGQSPDATGKFRAVYPNTGDYTIADFALNMVEGYRAYYEQTSDTHRIQIDWEAIMKNLQWFHELADEHNHLLLDAEWHTRQNVPAEYSFVGDPGTVKNYMDKTGIHCVFSCNYLIALQSAVILAQAIGKQEDAQVLQKRVDILSRTIPERFWNPKKECFSDNLKHTTHSAHASLFAVRAGVVNANQLPSVRKHVAHELRSLFVNGFDPSDGALVAPSFAFFILDGLYKAGLEEIAENMMRQGWGWVLAQGLKTCPEYFSISPKLSLCHAWSASPTYYLSKYILGVHFPKAPDLDIVEIRVQTQSITQAEGAFPHPKGLIEVKWHTENGKRIFDKVKAPEGVEIRLASS